Sequence from the Saccharopolyspora pogona genome:
CGCTCCGGATGCCGACCGATCCTGCACCACGCATCACGATGACGCAAGGGCGGCTACGTTTCGGCTTTCGCGAATCGCGGCAGGCTCCATTCAGTCAAGTAAAAGATGAATCGCATACTTGATTCACACCCGGCGCAGCAACTTTGACAAGGAGCACCCTTGCGTCATATTTAGAAATGATGCAAGCTCCGAACATCGGGCGAGCTAACGGCAGACGCCCCGGAGCCGCCTCCGGACCGGTCCCTTGCACGTCGAACGAGCAGCCGGACCGGATGTGGGCGGCAGGGATTGGAGGCACGATGACACAACCGCACCCCACCGCGACAGTGACCCTCTCGTTGAACACCGACATCGGAGAGGGCTACGGCGCATGGGTCATCGCCGACGACGAAGTGCTGCTGGGCCTGGTGACCGATGCCAACCTGGCCTGCGGGTTCCACGCGAGCGATCCGGACATCATGCGGCGCACCTGCCGGACCGCGCGCCAGCGGTCCGTCGCCATCGGCGCGCAAGTGGGTTTCCGGGACGTGATCGGTTTCGGGCGCCGGTTCATCCAGGTGCCCCGCGCGACCTTGAGCAACGACGTGCTCTACCAGCTGGGCGCGCTCTCGGCGTTCGCTTCCGCGGAGCAGGCGCCGATCACGTTCGTGAAGGTCCACGGCGCGCTCTACCACGCCGCCGTGCAGCACGAATCGTATGCCCGGGCGATCATCGACGCGGTGCGGGACTTCGACCCGGACCTGCCTGTGCTCTGCCAGCCCGGCACCGCGTTCTGGCGCGCCGTCCAGGACGCGGGCCTGAGCACGGTCGCCGAAGGCTACCTCGACCGCGCCTACACGGCCGAGGGCCTGCTCGTCCCGCGCGGTGAACCAGGTGCCGTGATCATCGACCCCCGGGTCGCTGCACGCCGGGCGGTGCAGTTCGCCACCGAGCGCACCGTCACCGCGATCGACGGGACGGTGCTCGACATGCCGGTCGCCTCGGTGTGCGTGCACTCCGACTCGCCCGGCGCGTCGGCACTGGCCGCAGCCGCCCGTGAAGCTCTGGAGGAAGCCGGAGTGGCGTTGCGCTCGTTGTCCGGGGAGGTGGCCGTCGTTGGATGAGGCCGTCACCTCGGTGCAACGCGTCGGTGACCGCGGCCTCCTAGTCGAGCTTCCGCCGCGATCCGACCCGCACCGGCTGGCCGCATGGGTGCGCGACCACCCGTGCGCGCCCGGCCTGACCGAGATCATCCCCGCCGCGCGGACGGTTTTCCTGCTCGGTGACATCACCGCGCTGCGCCGGATCGCCCAGGCCATCGGCGCGACGAAGCTGCCCGATGCGGACGAGCGCGGCGGCAAGACGGTGGTCGTCCCAGTCCGATACGACGGGCCCGACCTCGCCGCCGTCGCGGAGCGCACCGGCTTGTCGGTGCGCGAGGTCGTGAAGCACCACTCCGGCACCGAGTACCGGGTCGCCTTCTTCGGGTTCGCCCCCGGGCAGGCGTTCTTCGCGGAGCTCCCCGACGTCCTGCGCGTCCCCCGCAGGCCGAGCCCGCGCGTGAAAGTGCCTTCGGGCAGCCTCGCGATCGCCAACGAGTTCACGGTGATCTACCCCCTGGATTCTCCCGGCGGGTGGAACCTGATCGGCACCCGGGCGGGCCCGCCCCTGTGGGACGCGCGGGCCCAACCGCCGAACTCCGTCAACGTCGGCGATCGCGTGGTCTTCTACGAGGTCCGTTGATGGAAGTGCTCGCCACCGGTCCGCAGGCGACCGTCCAGGACGGCGGCCGAGCCGGCTGTGGCCACCTCGGCGTGCCCCGCGCCGGAGCGATGGACCCGCTGGCCCTGGCCCAGGCCAACCGCCTGGTCGGAAACCTGCCGGACGCGGCTGCGATCGAGTTCCTGCTGGGCGGGCTCGCGGTCCGGTTCACCGAACCGGTCGGCTTCAGCCTCGCCGGCGCACCGGTGCCCGCCTACCTCGGCACGGTGCCTGTACCGCGGAACACCTGGACCTACGCCCGAGCCGGCGACGTCCTCACCACCGGCCAGCCCGCCTACGGCCTGTGGACCTACCTGGCGGTCGCCGGCGCCATCGCCGTGCTACCGGTGCTGTCGAGCCGGTCGACGGACTCGCTGTCCGGCCTGGGACCTCCCCCGCTGAAGCTCGGCGACGTCATCCCGATCGGATCCTGCCGCGGCACGCCGGGCACGCCGAGCGACGTCTTCGTCGAAAACGCCTCCGCCAGCGCACGGCTCGACCTGGAAATCCACTGGGGACCGCGGGACGACTGGTTCACCGACGAGGCGCGCCGCACCTTCGTCACGGCGACCTGGCTGGTCAGCACCGAAGTCAACCGCATCGCCGCACGCTTGACCGGCCCGCGCCTCGACCAGCGCCGCCACGACCAGCTTCCGACGGAAGGCGTCCATCCCGGCTCGATCCAGGTGCCGCCATCCGGGCAGCCGCTCGTCTTCCTCGCCAACCATCCGCCCACCGGGGGGTATCCGGTAATCGGTGTAGTGTCGGAGCCCGATCTCGGGCGGATGGCCCAAGCCGCTCCCGGAACAATGGTGACGATGCGCGTGGCCCGACCACGTACCGACCTGACCGGACGAGCCAGAAGGGGGTTCAGGTGAACAACGGGGCAGACTCTCTTCCGGAGCGGGTCAGGGTTCGCTACGACCAGCTGAGCAAGAGCCAGCGCAAGATCGCGCGCTTCTGCATCTCCCACGCAGCTGAGGCGGGTTCCCTGACCGCGATGCGGATCGCCGAGAAACTGGGCGTCAGCGAGTCGACCGTGGTCCGGTTCGCGATCAAGATCGGCTACGACGGCTTCCCGCGGATGCAGGACGCGCTCCGGGAAGAACTTCGCGGCGCGCCAACGCCATCCGGCGAGCACACGGAGCGCGACACCCACGACGTCGCGCTGGAGTCGTTGCGCAACGACCTGGACGCGCTGCAGCAATCCATCGACGAGATCGACCTCTCCGCGCTGACGCGCGCGACCACCGCACTCGGGCAGGCCACCAACGTCTTCGTCTGCGGGTTCCGCACCTCGTTCAGCCTTGCCTACCAGGCCTACTTCCACCTCAGGAAGGTGCGCCCCTCGGTGCGCCTGCTAGGCGACATCGGCGGCACGCTGGTCGACGACCTCGAAATGATCGAACCCGGCGACGCCGTCCTAGCGTTCACCTTCCCCGTCTACGACGACCGCACGATCCAGGTCGCCAACCGGGCCGTATCCGTCGGCGCCTCCTGCGTCGTCGTCACCGACAGCGCGCTGGCACCGCTGCCGATCGACCCGCTCCTGCACCCCCTGATGGTGCGCCACGACAGCTTGAGCTTCTTCAACTCCACGGTCGCCGCCACCGCACTGCTCAACTCGATCATCGTGCGCCTGGCGGAAGCCCGCAGCCGGCAAGAGCCCTCGTTTGAAAGGACCTTGTCGAAATCCTTCCACATCAAGGGAAACCTGTGAGCAACAAAGCCATGCAAGCCGTCGCCACGCCCGACGCCCCGGCACCGGCCGGAACCTACTCGCAGGCGGTCACAGCCGGAGGCTTCGTCTTCATCTCCGGGCAGACACCACGACTTCCCGACGGCACCCGCCTCACCCGCTCCCCGTTCGACGTCCAGGCCCGGCAGGCGTTGCACAACGTGGAGGCGGTGGCCCGGTCGGCGGGCAGCTCCCTGCGGAGCGCGACCATGGTCACCGTCTACTTGCGGAACCCCGACAACCGGGCGCGATTCGACGAGATCTACCGCGACTTCGTCGCCGACCCGCCCCCGGCCCGCGCCATCGTCCAATCCGACCTGTTCGGCATGGAACTGGAGATCTCGGCGGTACTACTGGCCACCCCACCGCCGCCCCCCGAAACCGGCGAAGGCGACAGTTTCCATCGACCGTTTTTCGTGCGCCCAGTGGCGGAGGCGGGCGGAGAGGATTAGTCCGTCGTAGTCGACGGTGGGCCATCGGTCACGTCCGGCGGTGCGGACGGTCCAGCCTTGTTCGTTGTTCGCGGGTTCGACCAGAACGGCTTGTCCGACGAGGACTACCGCCCGGCCGCGGAGCACTTCGACCGAACTCAGCTCGTTCGTCTGGTGTGGACGGTATCCTTGATCAACACTGACAACCGGCTGGCCGTCACGATGGTGCCCTGCTGACGCGAGCTCAGCAGTCACGCCTGTTCCGCGGTGGATTCGCGTGGTGTCGGCCGGTTCGCCAGTTCGTTGATGATCAGCAGCAGGACGGCGAGTGCGATCGGTGCGACCTGGGAGATCACCTGGAGTTGCACCGCGTTACCGGTCGCACCGTGGTGCTGGTGGTAGATCAGGTGCGGAACGTTGAAGACGAGTGAGGCTGCCAAGACCACGCGAACCAGCGTGCACCGCATCGACACCGCGGCGTATGCCACGACCAGCACGAACTGGAGCCCGATCAGCCCGAAGTCGCGCGTCATGTGCTCGTTGAAAGGCGGGAACCCGGTCAGCCACGCGAGCTCCGGAGTGGGGAAGCCGAGGTGAAACGACAACGGGGAGAGCGCGGCCCACAACGTGGGGATGCCTTCGCCCAGTGCGAGCAGCGCTAAGCCGATCCGCAGGAGCAGTTGCACGTGTCCTCCTCGCAACGACCGGCCGGGGATCCAGCATCCTTGTCCCAGGCCGGTCGTCTCGTGTGTCATCTCAGATGGCGATCGGCTCGACGTCGAGTCGCCCGTAGCGGTGGCCGCAAAGGTGTCCAGTGATTCGTCCGCCGACACTCCACCGTTGTTGTCCTCGCCGATCCGCTCGAACGCACCTCGGCCCTCTGCGTTCGAATTCGTGGCCCCTGAGTGCCTCGCCAAGCCATCGGCACTCTTCCGGTGACCCCGAATTTTCACTCAAATTTACTAATTTGCCGAGCTCGATCGTCCGACAGATACAAATATCCACTGTGGACTAGTCTGACGGTGGTGGCGTGCGGGAGCCCGCATAACCGACCCGCGGGTCAGGCGTTCGCTTCTCGCCGCTTCCCATCCGCGATGGCCCGTTGCAGGTCCTCGGTGGTGAGGTGGACCGACGTCATGACGTCGCCGCCGAGGTCGACCTCGTCGGCGCCGCTGGACGCGATGTAGGTGAGGATGCGCTCGCGGAACAAGCGAACATGGCTCACCGCAACGGTTTCCGCCTTCTCCGGGTCGCGGTCCTGGTAGGCGTCGATGAGCGCGGAGTGATCGTGGCTGACCCGCGTGAAGTGGTCATCGAGGCGGCTGGCGTTCCAGTCCTCCGCGCCACCGAACGCGAGGTAACCCAGCCGCTGCCCCTCGTCGTAGATCCGGGCGGCGAGCGCCGAGAGGTACTCATTCCGCGCGATGCGGGCTTCCAGGTTGTGCAGCGCAGCGTTGGCCTCGGCGATATCGGGCGCGGACCGTCGCCGGATCCCGTCGTTGACCAGCGCATCGGCCTCGCGGAGTTCGGTGATTTCCTCGGGGAGAGCGCGAATGGCCACCAGTCTCGCGATCGCCTTCGCGGTGACGATGTGCGCTTCGAACAGGCTGCTGATGCCGGCGATGTCCAGCGGTCGCACGGTGAAGCCGCCACCCGCCTGGGCCTTGATGAGCCCCTCGGAAGCGAGGAGGAACAGCGCTTCGCGCAGCGGCGTACGGCTCAGCCCCAGCTCCTGGCTCAGCTGCATGTCGTCGACCCACTCGCCGGGGGCGAGGCGCAGCGTCATGTATCGCGCTTTGATCTCTGCATAGGCCCGTTCCATCTGCGTTCGCTGCCGCCGTCCCATGTCGACCATCCTGGCATAGCGATTTCGCGACCCTTGACCCATCTTAGGCGCTCTGTATTATTTCTGCATGCAGAACTCCGGGGCACGTGAGCTGCCGGTAACGGTCGAGGTCGATGCCGAAACGGGCAGGTGGAGCGTCGACGGTCTGCCCATGGTGCTGGTGCCCCAGCACCTGCTCGTGAACAACCTGGATGCCGTGGAGCGGCACGTCGGCCGGGACTCCGCCGCCGAGCTGTTCCGCGGCGCTGGCCGCCGCTCGGCGCGACACTGGTGCGCCCACGAGGCCACGCGCCTCGGGCTGTCCGGAGCCGCGATCGTGCGGCACTACCTGGACCGCCTGAGCCGCCGCGGGTGGGGACGCTTCGAGATCGACGAACTTGACCCCGGCCACGGTGTGCTGCAGGTACGGGTGGCGCATTCCGCGCTGCTGCCGGTAGCGGGCTCGACGCGATCCGTCGACAGGGCCTGTTACCTGTTCGAGGCCTGGCTCGAGGGCGCGCTCGAGTACGCGTCGGAGGACCCTTCGCGCGTGGCGGTCCGCGAGATTCAGTGCGCTGTCAATGCTAAGGAGTGCGTCTTCACCAGCAACTGACCCTAGGTGACTGGTGTCGAACGGCCTCATTTTCATCAAAAGACCGATCCGGACAAATCGGACATGACTGAGATCTCCGTAGACGACCGGAAAGACGGTCGCCGATCGAATCAGTCCACGCTGAAGCCTCGAAGTTCGAGGCACCTGCCGGGTACTTCCCGGAAAACACCAGCCACCTAGAAGGTGCCATGACAAAGCAAGCCGCCCAAGAAGCGAAGATGCTGCGCAAGGTCATCTACGCGGCATCCATCGGCAATTTCGTCGAATGGTTCGACTTCGCCCTCTACGGTTTCCTCGCCACCGAGAT
This genomic interval carries:
- a CDS encoding GntR family transcriptional regulator, which translates into the protein MGRRQRTQMERAYAEIKARYMTLRLAPGEWVDDMQLSQELGLSRTPLREALFLLASEGLIKAQAGGGFTVRPLDIAGISSLFEAHIVTAKAIARLVAIRALPEEITELREADALVNDGIRRRSAPDIAEANAALHNLEARIARNEYLSALAARIYDEGQRLGYLAFGGAEDWNASRLDDHFTRVSHDHSALIDAYQDRDPEKAETVAVSHVRLFRERILTYIASSGADEVDLGGDVMTSVHLTTEDLQRAIADGKRREANA
- a CDS encoding DUF5943 domain-containing protein, which encodes MQNSGARELPVTVEVDAETGRWSVDGLPMVLVPQHLLVNNLDAVERHVGRDSAAELFRGAGRRSARHWCAHEATRLGLSGAAIVRHYLDRLSRRGWGRFEIDELDPGHGVLQVRVAHSALLPVAGSTRSVDRACYLFEAWLEGALEYASEDPSRVAVREIQCAVNAKECVFTSN
- a CDS encoding LamB/YcsF family protein — its product is MTQPHPTATVTLSLNTDIGEGYGAWVIADDEVLLGLVTDANLACGFHASDPDIMRRTCRTARQRSVAIGAQVGFRDVIGFGRRFIQVPRATLSNDVLYQLGALSAFASAEQAPITFVKVHGALYHAAVQHESYARAIIDAVRDFDPDLPVLCQPGTAFWRAVQDAGLSTVAEGYLDRAYTAEGLLVPRGEPGAVIIDPRVAARRAVQFATERTVTAIDGTVLDMPVASVCVHSDSPGASALAAAAREALEEAGVALRSLSGEVAVVG
- a CDS encoding MurR/RpiR family transcriptional regulator; its protein translation is MNNGADSLPERVRVRYDQLSKSQRKIARFCISHAAEAGSLTAMRIAEKLGVSESTVVRFAIKIGYDGFPRMQDALREELRGAPTPSGEHTERDTHDVALESLRNDLDALQQSIDEIDLSALTRATTALGQATNVFVCGFRTSFSLAYQAYFHLRKVRPSVRLLGDIGGTLVDDLEMIEPGDAVLAFTFPVYDDRTIQVANRAVSVGASCVVVTDSALAPLPIDPLLHPLMVRHDSLSFFNSTVAATALLNSIIVRLAEARSRQEPSFERTLSKSFHIKGNL
- a CDS encoding type I-E CRISPR-associated endoribonuclease Cas2 — encoded protein: MLRGRAVVLVGQAVLVEPANNEQGWTVRTAGRDRWPTVDYDGLILSARLRHWAHEKRSMETVAFAGFGGRRWGGQ
- a CDS encoding RidA family protein gives rise to the protein MSNKAMQAVATPDAPAPAGTYSQAVTAGGFVFISGQTPRLPDGTRLTRSPFDVQARQALHNVEAVARSAGSSLRSATMVTVYLRNPDNRARFDEIYRDFVADPPPARAIVQSDLFGMELEISAVLLATPPPPPETGEGDSFHRPFFVRPVAEAGGED
- a CDS encoding 5-oxoprolinase subunit B family protein is translated as MDEAVTSVQRVGDRGLLVELPPRSDPHRLAAWVRDHPCAPGLTEIIPAARTVFLLGDITALRRIAQAIGATKLPDADERGGKTVVVPVRYDGPDLAAVAERTGLSVREVVKHHSGTEYRVAFFGFAPGQAFFAELPDVLRVPRRPSPRVKVPSGSLAIANEFTVIYPLDSPGGWNLIGTRAGPPLWDARAQPPNSVNVGDRVVFYEVR
- a CDS encoding 5-oxoprolinase subunit C family protein, encoding MEVLATGPQATVQDGGRAGCGHLGVPRAGAMDPLALAQANRLVGNLPDAAAIEFLLGGLAVRFTEPVGFSLAGAPVPAYLGTVPVPRNTWTYARAGDVLTTGQPAYGLWTYLAVAGAIAVLPVLSSRSTDSLSGLGPPPLKLGDVIPIGSCRGTPGTPSDVFVENASASARLDLEIHWGPRDDWFTDEARRTFVTATWLVSTEVNRIAARLTGPRLDQRRHDQLPTEGVHPGSIQVPPSGQPLVFLANHPPTGGYPVIGVVSEPDLGRMAQAAPGTMVTMRVARPRTDLTGRARRGFR
- a CDS encoding carboxymuconolactone decarboxylase family protein, with product MFVVRGFDQNGLSDEDYRPAAEHFDRTQLVRLVWTVSLINTDNRLAVTMVPC